Proteins from a genomic interval of Phenylobacterium sp. LH3H17:
- a CDS encoding TorF family putative porin, whose product MKLFKTTLLAAVASVAMGGAALAQDDASPFDFSFNVGANTDYVFRGVSQTDENYSIFAGVDTTLWGIGYAGAWVTNVDFGNGTDGEFDLYSGVKPVVGPVTLDVGVVYYGYMNQPDGSNEDYVEYKLAGSGAVGPATIGAAFYYSDDFFGGTGEATYYEVNGSFPVAEKVTISGAVGHQNVEGPFDYTTWNLGAGFALNDTVGFDLRYHDTDEHGFGDIYDSRVVLGVKAVF is encoded by the coding sequence ATGAAACTCTTCAAGACCACGCTTCTCGCCGCCGTGGCCTCCGTCGCCATGGGCGGCGCGGCCCTCGCGCAAGACGACGCGAGCCCGTTCGACTTCTCGTTCAACGTCGGCGCGAACACCGACTATGTGTTCCGCGGCGTTAGCCAGACCGACGAGAACTATTCCATCTTCGCGGGCGTCGACACCACCCTCTGGGGCATCGGCTACGCCGGCGCCTGGGTCACGAATGTCGACTTCGGCAACGGCACCGACGGTGAATTCGACCTCTATTCCGGCGTGAAGCCGGTGGTCGGCCCGGTCACCCTGGACGTCGGCGTCGTCTATTACGGCTACATGAACCAGCCCGACGGTTCGAACGAGGACTACGTCGAGTACAAGCTCGCCGGCTCCGGCGCCGTCGGCCCGGCCACCATCGGCGCGGCCTTCTACTATTCGGACGACTTCTTCGGCGGCACCGGCGAGGCGACCTATTATGAAGTGAACGGCTCGTTCCCGGTGGCCGAGAAGGTCACCATCTCCGGCGCCGTGGGTCATCAGAACGTCGAAGGTCCCTTTGACTACACGACCTGGAACCTGGGCGCCGGCTTCGCTCTGAACGACACGGTCGGCTTCGACCTGCGCTACCACGACACCGACGAGCACGGCTTCGGCGACATCTACGACAGCCGGGTCGTTCTCGGCGTCAAGGCCGTGTTCTAG
- a CDS encoding SDR family NAD(P)-dependent oxidoreductase, translating to MAGQDFENFVVVVTGASTGLGRAIAVETAGRGAAAVVINYASSLEEAQETARLVEAQGAKAVLVQGDVALDADCRRIAAAAEPFGRIDALFNNAGVTKFAPNHADLEAVSADDFLRLYGVNVVGAFQMVRACRSLLEAGPQPGAVVNTSSIAGVAGIGSSVPYAASKGAMNTMTLSLARALAPKIRVNAICPGFIDTPWFGKGVGAEQAAKVRAGAAANTPLKAASTAEDVAAAAVFLASTASRHVTGETLLVDAGTHLNYSPLSMR from the coding sequence ATGGCCGGCCAGGATTTCGAGAACTTCGTCGTGGTGGTGACCGGAGCCTCCACCGGGCTCGGCCGGGCCATCGCCGTGGAGACCGCCGGCCGCGGCGCCGCGGCCGTGGTCATCAACTACGCAAGCAGCCTCGAGGAGGCGCAGGAGACCGCCCGGCTGGTGGAGGCGCAGGGCGCCAAGGCGGTGCTGGTCCAGGGCGATGTGGCGCTTGACGCCGACTGCCGCAGGATCGCCGCGGCCGCCGAACCCTTCGGCCGGATCGATGCGCTGTTCAACAATGCCGGGGTGACGAAGTTCGCCCCCAACCACGCCGATCTCGAGGCGGTCTCGGCCGACGACTTCCTGCGCCTCTACGGGGTCAATGTGGTGGGCGCCTTCCAGATGGTGCGCGCATGCCGAAGCCTGCTGGAGGCCGGGCCGCAGCCAGGCGCGGTGGTCAACACCTCGTCCATCGCCGGCGTCGCCGGGATCGGGTCGTCGGTGCCCTACGCCGCGTCCAAGGGCGCCATGAACACCATGACCCTGTCTCTGGCCCGCGCCCTGGCGCCGAAGATCCGGGTCAACGCCATCTGCCCGGGGTTCATCGACACCCCGTGGTTCGGCAAGGGCGTCGGGGCCGAGCAGGCCGCCAAGGTGCGCGCCGGCGCCGCGGCCAACACGCCGCTGAAGGCCGCCTCCACGGCCGAGGACGTCGCCGCCGCCGCGGTGTTCCTGGCCTCGACCGCCTCGCGCCACGTCACCGGAGAGACCCTGCTGGTCGATGCCGGGACTCACCTGAACTACTCGCCGCTCTCCATGCGCTAA
- the queF gene encoding preQ(1) synthase has protein sequence MDETHLTQLGREVRGFDSPEAAVLERVPNPQADVLYLARFTAPEFTSLCPVTGQPDFAHLVIDYAPGDWLIESKSLKLYLGAFRDHGAFHEDCTVAIGRRIVEVAAPRWLRIGGYWFPRGGIPIDVFWQTGPAPDGLWIPDQGVAPYRGRG, from the coding sequence ATGGACGAGACGCACCTGACCCAACTGGGCCGCGAGGTTCGTGGTTTCGACAGTCCCGAAGCCGCGGTGCTGGAGCGCGTGCCCAACCCCCAGGCCGATGTGCTGTACCTGGCGCGGTTCACCGCGCCGGAGTTCACCTCGCTGTGTCCAGTGACCGGGCAGCCCGACTTCGCCCACCTGGTGATCGACTACGCGCCCGGCGACTGGCTGATCGAATCGAAGTCGCTGAAGCTCTATCTGGGCGCCTTCCGTGATCACGGGGCGTTTCACGAGGACTGCACCGTGGCGATCGGACGGCGGATCGTGGAGGTGGCGGCGCCGCGGTGGCTGCGGATCGGCGGCTACTGGTTCCCGCGCGGCGGCATCCCCATCGATGTCTTCTGGCAGACCGGACCGGCGCCGGACGGGTTGTGGATCCCCGATCAAGGGGTCGCGCCCTATCGTGGACGCGGCTGA
- a CDS encoding nitroreductase, which yields MTVALPPTPLFGTPVEQPPHPQVLDFLARRRSSSAVTLAEPGPGPDEIAALIGLACRVPDHGKLSPWRFIILDSDGKAAFAAKLEALAEARDDPRAAAKLAKLKLPPSGIAVVSRAVEHEIPMWEQELSAGAACTTLLYAAQALGYGANWITDWYAYDPQAKALLGLAEGERVAGFILLGTPKEPPLERERPDPAALTTVWRP from the coding sequence GTGACCGTCGCTCTGCCCCCCACGCCCCTCTTCGGGACGCCCGTTGAACAGCCTCCCCATCCGCAGGTTCTGGACTTCCTGGCGCGCCGCAGATCGTCCTCGGCCGTGACTCTGGCCGAGCCCGGCCCGGGTCCCGATGAGATCGCCGCCCTGATCGGTTTGGCCTGCCGGGTGCCCGATCACGGGAAGTTGTCGCCCTGGCGGTTCATTATCCTCGATTCAGACGGCAAGGCGGCCTTTGCGGCCAAGCTGGAAGCCTTGGCCGAGGCCCGCGACGACCCGCGCGCCGCGGCCAAGCTGGCCAAGCTCAAGCTCCCGCCGTCAGGAATCGCGGTGGTCTCACGAGCCGTCGAACACGAGATTCCGATGTGGGAGCAGGAGCTCTCAGCCGGTGCGGCCTGCACCACCTTGCTCTATGCCGCCCAGGCGCTGGGCTACGGGGCCAACTGGATCACCGACTGGTATGCCTATGACCCCCAAGCCAAGGCTCTGCTTGGCCTTGCGGAGGGCGAGCGGGTGGCCGGCTTCATCCTGCTGGGCACGCCCAAGGAGCCGCCGCTGGAGCGCGAGCGCCCCGATCCTGCGGCCCTGACCACCGTCTGGCGGCCCTGA
- a CDS encoding NUDIX hydrolase, producing the protein MSQKPDWLVAHGTPWKKGEPKRVYDNPWISVTEQTAIAPTGRPALYGLVAFKNRALAILPVHEDGTVTLVGQNRFPFADYSWEIPEGGGPLDEAPLEGAKRELLEETGLAAAHWTEVLRMQLSNSVTDELAIGYLATGLTQLAAEPQGDATEDIARTRAPFREVLDAATAGHIQDALTVAMLLRGYHMAREGLLPDALARAMIG; encoded by the coding sequence ATGTCGCAAAAACCCGACTGGCTGGTCGCCCACGGAACGCCCTGGAAGAAGGGCGAGCCCAAGCGGGTCTACGACAATCCCTGGATCAGCGTCACCGAGCAGACGGCGATCGCGCCCACCGGCCGGCCGGCGCTGTATGGGCTGGTCGCGTTCAAGAACCGCGCCTTGGCCATCCTGCCGGTGCACGAGGATGGGACGGTGACCCTGGTCGGCCAGAACCGGTTCCCATTCGCCGACTACAGCTGGGAGATCCCGGAAGGGGGCGGGCCGCTCGATGAGGCGCCGCTGGAAGGCGCCAAGCGCGAGCTGCTGGAGGAGACGGGTCTGGCCGCCGCCCATTGGACCGAAGTGCTTCGGATGCAGCTTTCCAACTCGGTCACAGACGAACTGGCCATCGGCTACCTGGCCACCGGCCTGACCCAGCTGGCGGCCGAGCCGCAGGGCGACGCCACCGAGGATATCGCCCGCACCCGCGCGCCGTTCCGCGAAGTCCTCGACGCCGCAACCGCCGGACACATTCAGGACGCCTTGACGGTGGCGATGCTGCTTCGGGGTTACCATATGGCCCGGGAAGGGCTTTTGCCGGACGCGCTCGCGCGCGCCATGATAGGATAG